One Salvelinus namaycush isolate Seneca chromosome 4, SaNama_1.0, whole genome shotgun sequence genomic window carries:
- the gpr75 gene encoding probable G-protein coupled receptor 75 produces MYQPSSPHPSRSSSSSSPGWALIHTATLTSCTLLLILIFFLGSYGNLVVFLSFFHPAFRKFRTNFDFMILNLSFCDMIICCVTAPMFALVLFLDSGGGVSKTFCFTFHLTSSAFIIMSLETVAVIALHRLRMVLGQQPNRMASLPCTLALTALLWTSSFTMAALLTLRAYPMKEGPCLPHFGLTGGPARVVLYVYLADFAFCVAVVSVCYLMIAQTLRKNAQVRKCRVITVDATRPPLPQPPPPLMAAGLESMQCAVQVPSLYRNQTYNKLQHIQTHSYTNRPTSQGLVPGAAQGATCCQLASTVNLATVKDSKAVVTCVVIVFSVLLCCLPMGVSLAQDVLSPESSFAHYQFELCGFALIFLKSCINPFVYSRNSAGLRRRVLCCLQWVALVFLCCKHKTRLHAMGKGSLEVNRNKSSHHETNSAYVLSPKPQRRLVDQACGPSHSRDCAPSPRATGGHGGRKPRPPSTSTPINTRIEPYYSIYNSSPSAGPGSPTNSLQPAANSSSSQAFGFNKSYVAMHYHIHQEVLQDVESTSAHKIPIPSV; encoded by the exons ATGTATCAGCCatcttctcctcatccctctaggtcctcctcctcttcctcccctggcTGGGCCCTGATCCACACGGCTACCCTCACTTCCTGcaccctcctcctcatcctcatatTCTTTTTGGGTTCTTACGGCAACCTGGTGGtgttcctctccttcttccacccGGCCTTCCGCAAGTTCCGCACCAACTTCGACTTCATGATCCTGAACTTATCATTCTGTGATATGATTATATGTTGCGTGACTGCGCCGATGTTCGCATTGGTGCTTTTCCTGGACTCAG GGGGTGGCGTATCAAAGACTTTTTGCTTCACCTTCCACCTGACCAGCTCTGCCTTCATCATCATGTCTCTGGAGACGGTAGCTGTGATTGCCCTCCATCGGCTCCGTATGGTCCTGGGCCAGCAGCCCAACCGCATGGCCTCGCTCCCCTGTACTCTGGCTCTCACCGCCCTCCTCTGGACCTCTAGCTTTACTATGGCTGCCCTGCTCACCCTGCGAGCCTACCCCATGAAGGAGGGACCCTGCCTGCCTCACTTCGGCCTAACGGGTGGGCCTGCAAGGGTGGTTCTATATGTCTACCTGGCAGACTTTGCCTTCTGCGTGGCGGTGGTGTCTGTCTGCTACCTGATGATCGCTCAGACGCTGAGGAAGAACGCacag GTGAGGAAGTGCCGCGTCATCACTGTAGACGCCACACGCCCGCCGCTACCACAACCCCCTCCCCCGCTCATGGCAGCCGGCTTAGAGAGCATGCAGTGTGCCGTCCAGGTTCCTTCACTCTACCGCAACCAGACCTACAACAAGCTCCAACACATTCAGACTCACTCCTACACTAACAGACCCACCAGCCAGGGTCTAGTACCCGGGGCTGCCCAGGGAGCTACCTGCTGCCAGCTTGCCTCTACCGTCAACCTGGCCACAGTTAAAGACTCCAAGGCTGTAGTAACCTGTGTGGTGATTGTATTCTCCGTCCTTCTCTGTTGTCTCCCCATGGGCGTCTCCTTAGCCCAGGACGTCCTCTCTCCAGAGAGCAGCTTCGCTCACTACCAGTTCGAACTGTGCGGTTTCGCGCTCATCTTCCTCAAGTCGTGCATCAACCCATTCGTGTACTCTCGCAACAGCGCCGGGCTCCGCCGGCGCGTCCTCTGCTGCCTCCAATGGGTGGCGCTTGTGTTCCTCTGCTGCAAGCACAAGACACGGCTCCATGCCATGGGGAAAGGCAGTCTCGAGGTCAACCGTAACAAGTCCTCGCACCACGAGACCAACTCTGCCTATGTCCTCTCACCCAAGCCACAAAGGAGACTGGTGGATCAAGCCTGTGGACCCAGTCACTCCCGGGACTGTGCCCCCAGTCCGAGAGCTACGGGCGGGCATGGTGGGCGTAAGCCCCGGCCCCCTAGTACCTCCACCCCCATCAACACCCGTATCGAGccctactacagtatctacaacAGCAGCCCCTCTGCAGGACCTGGCTCCCCTACCAACAGTCTGCAGCCTGCtgccaactcctcctcctcccaggccTTTGGGTTCAACAAGTCCTACGTTGCCATGCACTATCACATCCACCAGGAGGTGCTGCAGGACGTTGAGAGTACCTCAGCCCATAAGATACCCATACCTTCAGTCTGA